CGGCGTCCTAGTCCCTACATTTCGGTTTTCGTTCGCGTTTTGAGAGCCCGCCATGCTGAAGCACCATGCCTTTGAACTGCTCCAGGAGCAGACCATCCCCGAGGTCAATTCGCTGGCGCGGCTTTACCGGCACAAGAAGACCGGGGCCGAAGTGCTCTCGCTGGTCAATGACGACGAGAACAAGGTGTTCGGCGTTACCCTCAAGACGCCGCCTTCCGATTCCACCGGCGTCGCTCATATCCTCGAGCATTCCGTGCTCTGCGGCAGCCGGAAATATCCGGTCAAGAAGCCCTTCGTGGAAATGCTCAAGGGCTCGCTCCACACTTTCCTCAACGCCATGACCTACCCGGACAAGACGACCTATCCGGTGGCCAGCCAGAATCTTCGCGATTTCTACAATCTGGTGGACGTCTACCTCGATGCCGTCTTCCACCCCCTGATTTCGGAAGACACGTTCAAGCAGGAAGGCTGGCACTACGAGATGGATGGGGGCAACGCTCCGCTCATCTACAAGGGTGTCGTCTTCAACGAGATGAAGGGCGTCTATTCCTCGCCCGAATCCGTGCTGCGCGATGTCTCGCAGCGCTCGATCTATCCGGACAACACCTATGGCGTGAGCTCGGGCGGCGATCCCAAGGCCATTCCCGATCTCACCTACCAGAACTTCAAGGCCTTCCACGAGCGCTTCTACCACCCCTCCAATACCCGCGCCTTCTTCTATGGGGACGACGATCCGGAGGAGCGGCTGAACATTCTGGACGCAGTGTTCTCCGAGTTCGACAAGGCACCGGTCACCTCGCAGGTCTCCCCGCAGAAGCGTTTTGCCGAGCCGCGTCGCGTCGAGCGCACCTATGCCTCGGGCGAACCCGAGCCGGGCAAACGCACCGGCATGGTCACGGTCAACTGGATGCTCGACGAGATCGTCGATCCCAAGGCGCGCCTCGCGCTCGACGTGCTCGAAATGGTGCTCGTCGGCACGCCCGCCGCGCCGCTACGCAAGGCCATGACCGATTCCGGCCTGGGCGAGAGCTTCGCCGGCGGTGGGTTCTCCGACGATTACCTCCAGCCCTTCGCCACCTTCGGGCTCAAGGGCATTGCCGATGCCGACCTTGCCAAGGTCGAGCCGATGATCCTCGACAACCTCAAGGCCCTTGCCGACAACGGCATCGACCCCAAGCAGATCGAGGCTTCGCTCAACACGCTCGAATTCGCCCTTCGCGAAAACAATACCGGCAGCTTCCCGCGCGGCATCTCGCTGATGCTGCGCTCGATGCGGACCTGGCTCCATGGCCACGATCCCTTGACCCCGTTGGCCTTCGAAGAAGCACTGACCAGCCTCAAGGAGGATATCGCCACCGGCCGGCCCCTCTTCGAGGACATGATCCGCACGCTCCTTATCGAGAACCAGCACCGCACGACCGTCATCCTTACCGCCGATCCCGCCCAGGGCACGCGCGACGCCAAGGCCGAGGAGGCGCGGCTGGCCGAACATCGCTCGGAGCTCGATCATGCGGGCCTTGAGGAAATCGTCGATGAAACCCGCGAGCTCAAGACGCTCCAGGAATCGCTCGATCCGCCGGAGGAACTGGCCAAGATTCCGGCGCTGCACCTCTCCGACCTGCCGCGCGAAGGCAAGACCATCCCCACCGAGGAGGATCGGGTCGCCGATACGCGCGTGCTGACGCACGATCTCGCCACCAACGGCATCCTCTATCTCGACCTCGCCTTCGACCTCGGCGTGCTGCCGGCAGAGCTGCTGCCCTATATGCCGATCTTCTCGCGGGCCCTGATGCAGACGGGCACGAAGAACGACGATTTCGTCTCCCTCTCCCAGCGCATCGGCCGGTCGACCGGCGGCATCTCGCCGGGCCAGATCATTTCCTCGCGCGTCGGCGGCGGCACCGCGGCCTATCTCGTGCTCCGCGGCAAGGCGGTGCCCGACAAGCTGCCGGAAATGTTCGCCATTCTCTCGGATATCATCCACACCGCCCGGCTCGACAACCACGAGCGCATCAAGCAGATGGTGCTGGAGAACAAGGCGGGCTTCGAGGGCCGGCTGGCCGGCGCAGGCTCGGGCCTCATGGCCAGCCGCATTACCTCGGCCCTGCGCGAAAGCGATTGGGTATCCGAGCAGACGGGCGGGCTCAGCCAGCTCTTCTTCCTCCGCAAGCTCGTCGACGAGGTACAGAACGACTGGCCTGCGGTGGAAGCCAAGTTGAAGCGTATTCGCGAACTGCTGTTCGGCCGCGTCTCGGCGCTGGCCAATATCACGGCCGACGCCGCTATCTGGCAGAAAGCGCGTCCGGACCTCGAAGCCTTCCTCAAGGGTCTGCCGGCCGGCTCGGCGCGCCCGGCAGCCTGGGCACCCGAATTCTCCCCGCGCAACGAGGCCTTCACTTTCCCGGGCCAGGTCAACTACGTGGCCAAGGGCGCCAACCTTTTCGACCTCGGCTACAAGCACAACGGCTCGATCGCCGTGGTGCTGCGGCATACGCAGACCACCTATCTCTGGGACAAGGTGCGCGTGCTCGGCGGCGCCTATGGCGCGAGCCTGGGCTACGACTTCCTCACCGGAAGTATCGCCTTCTCGTCTTATCGCGATCCGAACCTCCTCGGCACGCTCGCGGTCTATGACGCGACCTCCGCATTCCTGCGCCAGCCGCTCAGCGAGACGGAGCTCACACGCTCCATCATCGGCACGATCGGCACCATCGACCGCTATATGCTGCCCGATGCCAAGGGCTATGCAGCCATGGTCCGCATCATGACGGGAGACACCGACGAAGCCCGGCAGCGTCGGCGCGAGCAGGTGCTCGGCGCCACGACCAGGGACTTCCGCGAAGTGGCGGATTTCCTCGATGCGGTCGCCAGGTCGGGGCATGTCTCGGTGCTGGGTTCGGAAACGGCCATCGGTACGGCGAACGCCGAACGCGGCGGCTTCATGAAGGTGACGCGGGTGCTCTGACACCCGCGAACGCCGCCCATCACCACACTTCCCCGGGTCTTCGCCCGGGAAAGAGGTGTGGGTGGGGTAAGCTCGATGGTCTCTCCACTCATCTGAACGCGAACGCAAATTTCGCGTTAGTATGAACCATGGCCAGCCCGATCCTCGACCGCAATCTCCATATCCGCGCGATCGATACCTTCATCGATCCGACGAGCCCCAAGGCGCGGGCCATCATCACCCATGGCCATTCCGACCATGCCCGCTCCGGCCACGGCAAGGTGCTGGCCACCGCCGACACCATCGCCATCATGAAGGTGCGCTATGGCGAGGATTGCGCCGGCGCGTTCCAGGCCGTCGGTTACGGCGAAGTCATCGATATCGACGGCGTGCGCATCTCGCTTCATCCCGCCGGCCACATCCTCGGCAGCGCACAGGTGCTGATCGAGGCCGAGGGGCAGCGCGTGGTCGTCACCGGCGACTACAAGCGCCACCCCGACCGCACCGCCCAGCCCTTCGAACTCGTGCCCTGCGATCTTCTCGTCACCGAGGCCACGTTCGGACTGCCGGTCTTCCAGCACCCCGAGCCCGAAACCGAGATCGCGCGGCTCTTCAAATCCTTGAGCAACAGCCCCGACCGCACCCATGTCATCGGCTGTTACGCCCTGGGCAAGGCGCAGCGCGTCATCTCGCTGCTGCGCGTCTCGGGCTATGAGGCGCCGATCTACCTGCACGGCGCCATGGTGCGCCTGTGCGAGCTTTACGAAGAACGCGGCATTCCGCTGGGCGAGCTCCGCCTCGCCACCGAGACGCCCAAGGCCGAACTCGAGGGCGCCATCGTCATCGCTCCACCTTCGGCGATGAAGGATCGGTGGAGCCGGCGGCTCAGCGATCCCGTGCTCGCCTTCGCCTCGGGCTGGATGAGCATCAAGCAGCGTGCCCGCCAGAGTCTCGTCGAGCTGCCGCTGGTCATTTCCGACCATGTCGACTGGAACGAGCTGCGCCAGACCATAGCCGAAACCGGGGCGCAGACCGTCTGGGTCACCCATGGCCGCGAGGATGCGCTGGTCTATTACTGCCGGACGCAGGGGCTCAATGCCGAGCCGCTCAACATCCAGGGTTTTGAGGATAACGGGGAGGAGGAATGAAGCGCTTCGCCCAGCTCCTCGAACTGCTCGCCCTCACTCCCTCGCGCAACCGCAAGATCGAGGCGCTGGCCGGCTATTTCCGCGAAACGCCCGACCCCGACCGCGGCTTCGCTCTAGCCGTGCTGACCGGCGCGCTGACGTTCAAGAACGTCAAGCCGGCCGTATTGCGCGAGGTCGTGCTGCGCGAGGTCGATCCCTACCTTTTCGGCCTCTCCTATGACTATGTCGGCGATCTTGGCGAAACCATCGCCCTCATCTGGCCCCACCACGGCGGCACCGAAGACCTGCCTTCGCTCACCGACCTCATCGAGCTTTTCAACACCACGTCGAAAAGCGAGCTACCGGCCCTAATCGCTTCGCTCCTCACCCGCGCCGAGATCAACGAGCGCTGGGCTTTGGTCAAGCTCGCCACCGGCGCGCTGCGCATCGGTATTTCGGCCCGGCTCGCCAAGACGGCCCTGGCCGAGATGAGCGGCAAGGACCTCCAGGAAATCGAGGAAGTCTGGCACGGCATCACCGCGCCCTATGCCGAACTCTTCGCCTGGCTCGACGGCAAGGCCGAGCGCCCCGATATCGACCATGCTGCCCGCTTCCATCCGCTGATGCTTTCCAACCCGATCGACGAGGACAAGGATATCGGCAAGCTCGACCCAGCCGATTTCGCCGCCGAGTGGAAATGGGACGGCATCCGGGTGCAACTCATCATGTCGCGGGGTCGCGTCTCGCTGTTCTCGCGTACGGGCGACGATATCGCCGAGGCCTTTCCCGACATCGTCACCGAGGTGTTTGGCGAAGCCGTGCTCGACGGCGAATTGCTTGTCGGCCACGACTTCGAGCCGGCGCTCTTCAACGATCTCCAGCAGCGGCTCAACCGCAAGGTGGCGATCCAGAAACAACTGGCCGAATTCCCAGCCTTCATCCGCGTCTATGACATGCTGTTCGATGGCAGCGAGGACATTCGCGCGCTCCCCTGGAGCGAGCGGCGCCGGCATCTCGAAGACTGGTTCGCCGCCCATCCGCAAACCCGGCTCGACCTCTCCCCGGTGCTGGATTTCCAAAGCTGGGAAGAACTGGCCGAACTGCGCCGGCGTGGCGCCGACGAGCACGGCCACGAAGGCGTGATGGTCAAGCTCCGTACCGCGCCCTACATTCCCGGCCGCCCGAAAGGCTATTGGTACAAGTGGAAGCGCGATCCCAATGTCGTGGATGCCGTGCTGATGTATGCGCAGCGCGGACACGGCAAGCGCTCGTCCTTCTATTCGGATTTCACCTTCGGGGTGTGGAAGGGCAACGAGATCGTGCCGATCGGCAAAGCCTATTTCGGCTTCACCGACGAGGAACTGAAACAGCTCGATCGCTGGGTGCGCGCCAATACTGTGCAGTCCTTCGGGCCGGTGCGCGAGGTCAGGAAGGAACTGGTCCTCGAAATCGCCTTCGACTCGGCGCAACAATCGACCCGCCACAAATCCGGCGTCGCCCTGCGTTTCCCGCGCATCAACCGCATCCGCTGGGACAAGCCGATGAACGAAGCCGCCACGCTCGAAGACATGATGGTCTTCGTCAATGCCAGCTAGGACCGCCCATGTCGCTCCAATCCGTCCACAAGAAGATCGTCGCTCTCGAAAAGGAAATGCAGGAGGCCGCAGCCAATCTCGATTTTGAGAAGGCGGCCGCCCTGCGCAACGAGATCGACGCGCTTTCCGGCAAGGCTCCGCGCGATGTGGACGCTGAAGACGAAGGCCCGGCCGCCACAATCGTCAGCCAGCCCCCGCCCGGCGCGATGGGCCTTGGCACGCATATCCCGGTGGCGGAGCCACCAAAGGGCTGGCGCAAGCCGAAAAAGCCGGATCCGATGACAAGCAATGTGAAGAACCGCAAGGGGCGCTAGACGCCTCGCTAGTAGTGTTTACGGCACTGGACTATTTCGAGCGCGTCTTCAGCGTAGCGGTAAACGAGCCGATGCTCCTGATCGAGGCGGCGCGACCAGTATCCGGACAATTCCCCCTTTAGAGGCTCCGGTTTGCCTGTGCCTGAAAATGGGGTCCGCTGGCATTCCTTGATCAAGGCATTGAGCCGCTTCAGCAGCTTCTTGTCCTGCGCCTGCCAGTGCAGATAATCCTCCCAGCCGTCATCGGAGAAGGTGAGCTTCACTCTATGAGCTTCCGCTCCGTCGCCTTGCCTTCTTCCAGCTGCCTGATCGAGCGCAGGAGACGCTTGGCATTCTTGGGGCTGCCAAGCAGGTAGTTCGTCTCCTGCCACGAGGCAAAGTCCTCAAGCGACATCACCACGGCTGCGGGCTTGCCGCCGCCGCGGGTGATGAGGAGCGGCACATGGTCCTCGACGACATCGTTGATGTCCTCGGCAATGTTCTTGCGGAAGTCGGAAATGGATTTCGTGCGCATGCGATTTATGTACGCTTCTACGTACGAAAATTCAAGCCTTCTCCATCTCTCCCACGGCCAGCTTCCGCATCTCGCGCAGCTCGGCGATGGTCGTCTGGATGTCGCTCAATTGCTGCTCGAGCATGCCCAGCCGTTCGTCCACCTTTTCGACCAGCATGTTGGCCTGCTGCGTGCGGTTGGCGTCGTAAAGATCGAGATAGTCCGAGATTTCGCGCAGCGAGAAGCCGAGGCGCTTGCCGCGCAGGATCAGGATCAGGCGCGCGCGGTCGCGGCGGCGGAAGACGCGGGTGGCGCCGACGCGTTCGGGGGCGATGAGGCCCTTGGCCTCATAGAAGCGGATGGCGCGCGTGGAGATGCCGAACTCCCGGGCGAGATCGGCAATGGCGAAGAGGTCGCGGTTTTCGGGTTCAGGCCGGTTCACGGCTCTTGCCTTTCATCTGGCTGTATTCCTCCCGCAATTCCTTCTTGGAGAGCTTGCCGATCAGCGTTTTCGGCAGCGCCTCCTTGAAGATGATCTCGCGCGGCAGCTCCATCTTGTTGAGCTTGGCGGCGATGAAGGTCTTGAGTTCCGCTTCGCTGATAGTGGCCCCTTGCACGAGCTTGACGAAGGCGACGGGCGCCTCGCCGCGATAGGTGTCGGGAACGCCGATCACGGTGACTTCGTCCACCAGCTCATGCTCCATCAGCGCTTCCTCGATGGTGCGCGGATAGACGTTGAAGCCGGAGGAAATGATGAGGTCCTTGATGCGGTCGACAAGGAAAACATAGCCGTCCTCATCGACATAGCCGACATCGCCGGTGCGCAGCCAACCGTCCATGAAGGCGTTCCGGGTCGCCTCTTCGTCATTGAAATAGCCGGCCATGACCTGCGGCCCCTTGACCTGCAACTCGCCCGGCTCGCCGATGCCCTGCACCTTGCCGGTATCGATATCGACGAAGCGGATGTCGGTACCAGGCAGCGGCAGGCCGATCGACATGGGCTTGGAGGCCACGCGCAGCGCCGAACAGCAGACGACGGGCGAGGCCTCGGTCAACCCATAGCCCTCGGCCAGCAGCGCCTTGGAGACTTTGGCGAACTTCGCCCGCACCTCGTTGGGCAGCGGCGCGCCGCCCGACACCGCGACTTCGAGGCTCGCGATCTGCTCGGGCTTGACGTCCGACTTGGCAATGGCCTGCAGCAGCGTCGGCACGGCCAGCAGCACATTGGCGCGGGTGCGCACGAAGATATCGATCAGCGCCTTGAGCTCGAAGCGCGGCAGCATGATCACCGGAGTGCCATTGCAGAGCGGCACGTTCATGCAGGCGGTCATGGCGAAGATGTGGAAGAACGGCAGCACCGCCACGACCTTGGAGGGCGGATAGAAAAGCCCGCAGCCCCAGGCATCGATCTGCGCCATATTGGCCGCGATATTGGCATGGGTGAGCATCGCCCCCTTGGGCAGGCCCGTCGTGCCACCGGTATATTGCTGGACGGCGATGTCCTTGTGCTTGTCGATGATGACCGGCTCGGGCGTCTCCTTGCGCGCCAGCATGTCGGCGAAATGGGTGACCTGGCCGGCAATCCTCGATTTCCCGACCTTGGCAAGGTCGCGGCGCTTGGCCAGGAGGAACAGCGCGCGCTTGACCAGCGGCAGCGCATCGGGGAAGTGGCAGACGATCACCGACTTGACCAAACCGGCCTCGACCAGCGCCTCGGCCTTTTCGAACATTTGCTTGAGATCAAGCGTGATCATCAGATCCGCCTGCGCATTGGAGGCGATGTGGCTCAGCTCGTGGACGGTATAGAGCGGGTTGCAATTGACCACCGTGCCGCCGGCCCGCAGCACCGCATAATAGGAGATCACATAGAAGGGGGTATTGGGCAGCATCAGCGCCACGCGCGTGCCCTTCTTGACCCCGAACTGTTTCTGGAGCGCGCCGGCCAGCGAAATGATCGAACGCGCCAGTTCCCCGAAGCTGGTCGTGCCGCCGAGGAAATCGAGCGCCATAGCCAAAGGCTCGCTGGCGCAGGCCGCCAGCACCTGCTCGTGCACGGGCTGAAAATCGGCATCCAGCTCCCACTTGATCCCTTCCGGGTAGTGGCTGAGCCAGGGGCGCGGATGATCTTCGGTCTCGGCAACAGATGCCATCATGTCCTCCGGCGCGGATTCCCGCATTTTGCCGGAAATTATTCCATGGCCTTACGTAAGCGTCAAACCGCTGTCCCGCTTCATCCAGCGAGAAAAAGCCAAGGCTGACTTTTAAGTACGTGAGTTGACGCATACGTAAAGGACATGCATTCTTTACCGGCATGCCCTATCTAGATGGGGTGACGCCGCGTCAAAGAGGAGGACTCGATGACCCTGATCGTCTTGCTGCTCGGCCTGGTGGCGCTCGGCGCCCTCGCCATGCTGCGCTGCCCCCTCTGGCAATGGGCCATCGGCCTCCTCATCATCGGCGTGCTGCTGCGCCTCTCGGCCGGATTCGCCTTCGATTTCTGGCTGCTCCTGCTGCTCGTTCCCGGCATCCTGGTCGCATTGCTGACGGTCGAGCCGATCCGCCTGGCACTCTTCACCGGCCCGGCCTATCGCATGGTCAAGGCCATGCTGCCGCGCGTCTCGACCACCGAGCAGGAAGCGCTCGACGCCGGCACGGTCGGCTGGGATGCAGAACTCTTTTCGGGCGAGCCCGACTGGACGAAACTCACCTCGATCCGCAAGCTGACGCTTTCCGAGGAGGAACAGGCTTTCCTCGACGGCCCGGTCAACGAGCTTTGCGCCATGATCGATGACTGGGACATCCGCCACAACCGCGCCGACCTGCCGCCCGAAGTCTGGCAATATCTCAAGGACAAGGGTTTCCTCGGCATGCTGATCGCCAAGGAATATGGGGGCCTCGGCTTTTCGGCGCAGGCGCAATCCATGGTGGTGTCCAAGATCGCCAGTCGTTCCGTCGCTGCCGCCATCACGGTGATGGTGCCCAATTCCCTCGGCCCCGGCGAATTGCTCGAAAAATACGGCACGCCCGAGCAGAAGGAAAAATATCTCGCCCGGCTCGCCAAGGGCATCGAGGTGCCGTGCTTTGCGCTCACCGGCCCGCATGCCGGGTCCGATGCGGCCGGCATGCGCGATGTCGGTGTCGTCACCTATGGCGATTACCAAGGCCAGAAGGTGCTGGGCATCAACCTCTCCTGGGACAAGCGCTATATCACGCTCGCTCCTGTCGCCACGCTTATCGGCCTCGCCTTCAACCTCCACGATCCCGACAATCACCTCGGCAAGGGCGAGCATATCGGCATTACGCTGGCGCTGATCCCGGCCCACTTCCCCGGCGTCGAGATCGGCCGCCGCCACTATCCGGCGCGCTCGGCCTTCATGAACGGCCCGATCAAGGGCAGGAACGTCTTCGTGCCGATGGAATTCCTCATCGGCGGCACCGACTATGCCGGCCAGGGCTGGCGCATGCTGATGGAATGCCTGGCCACCGGGCGCGCCATTTCGCTGCCGGCCATCGGCACCGTTTCGATCAAGCAGGCTCTCCGCGTCACTAGCGCCTATGCCCGTATCCGCCGCCAGTTCGGCATTCCGGTGGGGATAATGGAGGGCGTGGCCGACCCGATCGCCCGCATGATCAAGTCGGCCTATACGTTCGAGGCCGCCCGCGCTCTCACCGCCTCGATGGTGGATGAAGGCCAGCGCCCTTCGGTGCTGTCGGCCTTGCTCAAATACCGCACCACCGAAGCCATGCGCGACCGGGTCGATGACGCCATGGATATTCATGGCGGGCGCGCCGTGCAGGATGGGCCGAGCAATTACCTGTTCTCGGGCTATTCCAACACGCCCGTCGCCATCACCGTCGAAGGCGCCAATATCCTCACCCGTACGCTCATTACCTTCGCTCAGGGGGCGCTGCGGGCGCATCCCTATCTCTATAGGGAGATCGCGGCGGTCCAGAACCCGGACCGCAAACAGGGCATCCGGGATTTCGACGCCGCCTTTTCCGGCCACATCGCCTATATGGGCCACAACA
The sequence above is a segment of the Paradevosia shaoguanensis genome. Coding sequences within it:
- a CDS encoding insulinase family protein; translation: MLKHHAFELLQEQTIPEVNSLARLYRHKKTGAEVLSLVNDDENKVFGVTLKTPPSDSTGVAHILEHSVLCGSRKYPVKKPFVEMLKGSLHTFLNAMTYPDKTTYPVASQNLRDFYNLVDVYLDAVFHPLISEDTFKQEGWHYEMDGGNAPLIYKGVVFNEMKGVYSSPESVLRDVSQRSIYPDNTYGVSSGGDPKAIPDLTYQNFKAFHERFYHPSNTRAFFYGDDDPEERLNILDAVFSEFDKAPVTSQVSPQKRFAEPRRVERTYASGEPEPGKRTGMVTVNWMLDEIVDPKARLALDVLEMVLVGTPAAPLRKAMTDSGLGESFAGGGFSDDYLQPFATFGLKGIADADLAKVEPMILDNLKALADNGIDPKQIEASLNTLEFALRENNTGSFPRGISLMLRSMRTWLHGHDPLTPLAFEEALTSLKEDIATGRPLFEDMIRTLLIENQHRTTVILTADPAQGTRDAKAEEARLAEHRSELDHAGLEEIVDETRELKTLQESLDPPEELAKIPALHLSDLPREGKTIPTEEDRVADTRVLTHDLATNGILYLDLAFDLGVLPAELLPYMPIFSRALMQTGTKNDDFVSLSQRIGRSTGGISPGQIISSRVGGGTAAYLVLRGKAVPDKLPEMFAILSDIIHTARLDNHERIKQMVLENKAGFEGRLAGAGSGLMASRITSALRESDWVSEQTGGLSQLFFLRKLVDEVQNDWPAVEAKLKRIRELLFGRVSALANITADAAIWQKARPDLEAFLKGLPAGSARPAAWAPEFSPRNEAFTFPGQVNYVAKGANLFDLGYKHNGSIAVVLRHTQTTYLWDKVRVLGGAYGASLGYDFLTGSIAFSSYRDPNLLGTLAVYDATSAFLRQPLSETELTRSIIGTIGTIDRYMLPDAKGYAAMVRIMTGDTDEARQRRREQVLGATTRDFREVADFLDAVARSGHVSVLGSETAIGTANAERGGFMKVTRVL
- a CDS encoding ligase-associated DNA damage response exonuclease, translated to MASPILDRNLHIRAIDTFIDPTSPKARAIITHGHSDHARSGHGKVLATADTIAIMKVRYGEDCAGAFQAVGYGEVIDIDGVRISLHPAGHILGSAQVLIEAEGQRVVVTGDYKRHPDRTAQPFELVPCDLLVTEATFGLPVFQHPEPETEIARLFKSLSNSPDRTHVIGCYALGKAQRVISLLRVSGYEAPIYLHGAMVRLCELYEERGIPLGELRLATETPKAELEGAIVIAPPSAMKDRWSRRLSDPVLAFASGWMSIKQRARQSLVELPLVISDHVDWNELRQTIAETGAQTVWVTHGREDALVYYCRTQGLNAEPLNIQGFEDNGEEE
- a CDS encoding cisplatin damage response ATP-dependent DNA ligase, translating into MKRFAQLLELLALTPSRNRKIEALAGYFRETPDPDRGFALAVLTGALTFKNVKPAVLREVVLREVDPYLFGLSYDYVGDLGETIALIWPHHGGTEDLPSLTDLIELFNTTSKSELPALIASLLTRAEINERWALVKLATGALRIGISARLAKTALAEMSGKDLQEIEEVWHGITAPYAELFAWLDGKAERPDIDHAARFHPLMLSNPIDEDKDIGKLDPADFAAEWKWDGIRVQLIMSRGRVSLFSRTGDDIAEAFPDIVTEVFGEAVLDGELLVGHDFEPALFNDLQQRLNRKVAIQKQLAEFPAFIRVYDMLFDGSEDIRALPWSERRRHLEDWFAAHPQTRLDLSPVLDFQSWEELAELRRRGADEHGHEGVMVKLRTAPYIPGRPKGYWYKWKRDPNVVDAVLMYAQRGHGKRSSFYSDFTFGVWKGNEIVPIGKAYFGFTDEELKQLDRWVRANTVQSFGPVREVRKELVLEIAFDSAQQSTRHKSGVALRFPRINRIRWDKPMNEAATLEDMMVFVNAS
- a CDS encoding UvrB/UvrC motif-containing protein; this translates as MSLQSVHKKIVALEKEMQEAAANLDFEKAAALRNEIDALSGKAPRDVDAEDEGPAATIVSQPPPGAMGLGTHIPVAEPPKGWRKPKKPDPMTSNVKNRKGR
- a CDS encoding Txe/YoeB family addiction module toxin; translation: MKLTFSDDGWEDYLHWQAQDKKLLKRLNALIKECQRTPFSGTGKPEPLKGELSGYWSRRLDQEHRLVYRYAEDALEIVQCRKHY
- a CDS encoding type II toxin-antitoxin system Phd/YefM family antitoxin; this translates as MRTKSISDFRKNIAEDINDVVEDHVPLLITRGGGKPAAVVMSLEDFASWQETNYLLGSPKNAKRLLRSIRQLEEGKATERKLIE
- a CDS encoding MerR family DNA-binding protein, translated to MNRPEPENRDLFAIADLAREFGISTRAIRFYEAKGLIAPERVGATRVFRRRDRARLILILRGKRLGFSLREISDYLDLYDANRTQQANMLVEKVDERLGMLEQQLSDIQTTIAELREMRKLAVGEMEKA
- a CDS encoding long-chain-fatty-acid--CoA ligase, whose product is MASVAETEDHPRPWLSHYPEGIKWELDADFQPVHEQVLAACASEPLAMALDFLGGTTSFGELARSIISLAGALQKQFGVKKGTRVALMLPNTPFYVISYYAVLRAGGTVVNCNPLYTVHELSHIASNAQADLMITLDLKQMFEKAEALVEAGLVKSVIVCHFPDALPLVKRALFLLAKRRDLAKVGKSRIAGQVTHFADMLARKETPEPVIIDKHKDIAVQQYTGGTTGLPKGAMLTHANIAANMAQIDAWGCGLFYPPSKVVAVLPFFHIFAMTACMNVPLCNGTPVIMLPRFELKALIDIFVRTRANVLLAVPTLLQAIAKSDVKPEQIASLEVAVSGGAPLPNEVRAKFAKVSKALLAEGYGLTEASPVVCCSALRVASKPMSIGLPLPGTDIRFVDIDTGKVQGIGEPGELQVKGPQVMAGYFNDEEATRNAFMDGWLRTGDVGYVDEDGYVFLVDRIKDLIISSGFNVYPRTIEEALMEHELVDEVTVIGVPDTYRGEAPVAFVKLVQGATISEAELKTFIAAKLNKMELPREIIFKEALPKTLIGKLSKKELREEYSQMKGKSREPA
- a CDS encoding acyl-CoA dehydrogenase produces the protein MTLIVLLLGLVALGALAMLRCPLWQWAIGLLIIGVLLRLSAGFAFDFWLLLLLVPGILVALLTVEPIRLALFTGPAYRMVKAMLPRVSTTEQEALDAGTVGWDAELFSGEPDWTKLTSIRKLTLSEEEQAFLDGPVNELCAMIDDWDIRHNRADLPPEVWQYLKDKGFLGMLIAKEYGGLGFSAQAQSMVVSKIASRSVAAAITVMVPNSLGPGELLEKYGTPEQKEKYLARLAKGIEVPCFALTGPHAGSDAAGMRDVGVVTYGDYQGQKVLGINLSWDKRYITLAPVATLIGLAFNLHDPDNHLGKGEHIGITLALIPAHFPGVEIGRRHYPARSAFMNGPIKGRNVFVPMEFLIGGTDYAGQGWRMLMECLATGRAISLPAIGTVSIKQALRVTSAYARIRRQFGIPVGIMEGVADPIARMIKSAYTFEAARALTASMVDEGQRPSVLSALLKYRTTEAMRDRVDDAMDIHGGRAVQDGPSNYLFSGYSNTPVAITVEGANILTRTLITFAQGALRAHPYLYREIAAVQNPDRKQGIRDFDAAFSGHIAYMGHNKVASLVHGLTFARFASSPVEGDMAIWYRQLHRYAQDFALVGDWTVVFLGGALKRKQRLAGRLADILSDLYLMSAVLKRYEDEGRIEEDKPVVETVLADCCASIESSFDTVFANFPNRFLAVVLRFLTFPLGRHAKPASDKVNYRMVRAVLRPGAFRDRLTTGTYVSMDPNDITGVLEDALIKVTAAEDAEAKFVRAIKKHVVERRLDRDAIIDAVAAGVLTEDEARLLRIADEATDRAIKVDDFDPEELAPRQLSRAAE